One Streptomyces sp. NBC_00554 DNA segment encodes these proteins:
- a CDS encoding TolB family protein, whose amino-acid sequence MTRAAGVSGVCLGVTLLLALTGTSASAAPHASTLERVSTAADGSQADGPSSGAAISADGRQVAFTSTAPGFGCARSAPCLLVKDLADGAVTKIDLGSGFTYGSPMPSADGSRIGFSAGTRFLAPYLYDRATGSSEKLWPENPPGFNELGRAQSVSPDGTHVAYTIGNRNGDENFRLLYVRDTATGADELISPAEEGDKAGASVSGDGERIAYGVRTDSETDPVDVFVKDRATGERTQVDTGLGAAHLVRITADGRRVLLDAESGLYVHDLRTGESRRVADGRPMSATADGRYAVVSGEDGTRVRDLRTGLRGAALPPNAQSGDDMLAAEGRAVAFSSDASHLVAGDTNRESDVFVFSGALRENPDPMPSVTERVSTTWDGQQLSGASYEPAMGEDKVVAFTSQGTDDPKDTNVFVSVAGGVSLVNSTSQGPSHEVTPCYSGREVGYVAPLAADGGPGVHIRNRAVGKLTSLGSYQGVRFTWMGQPSVSPTCQWITYAATLPATEADPHPQPRVYRFKFSGGTTDVVSAPTDEAAGNPSIDYDGRYIAFEQGPDTYVRDLDTGDLEKAGSNSSAPSISADGRKVAFQQGTSVHVKDLDTGTTTRVNGTEPSLAGDGAHVAYTLGRSVYLLELATGKRQLISVDRWGGRNDLAAGHPSVNADGTVVAFESASPDLVEGDTNGVSDVFLRTVQ is encoded by the coding sequence ATGACCAGAGCCGCAGGAGTGTCCGGAGTCTGCTTAGGGGTGACGCTGTTACTCGCGCTCACCGGGACGAGCGCGTCCGCCGCACCGCACGCATCCACCTTGGAGAGGGTGAGCACGGCCGCCGACGGCAGCCAGGCCGACGGGCCGTCGAGCGGCGCCGCGATCAGCGCCGACGGCCGCCAGGTCGCGTTCACGTCCACCGCGCCGGGCTTCGGCTGCGCGCGTTCCGCACCGTGCCTGCTTGTGAAGGACCTGGCCGACGGCGCGGTCACCAAGATCGACCTCGGCAGCGGCTTCACCTACGGCTCGCCGATGCCGAGCGCCGACGGGAGCCGGATCGGCTTCTCCGCGGGCACCCGGTTCCTGGCTCCGTACCTGTACGACCGCGCCACCGGCAGCTCGGAGAAGCTGTGGCCCGAGAACCCGCCCGGCTTCAACGAGTTGGGCCGCGCGCAGTCGGTCAGCCCGGACGGCACGCACGTCGCATACACCATCGGCAACCGCAACGGCGACGAGAACTTCCGGCTGCTGTACGTCCGCGACACGGCCACCGGCGCCGACGAGCTGATCTCACCGGCCGAGGAGGGCGACAAGGCCGGGGCCTCGGTGAGCGGCGACGGCGAACGGATCGCGTACGGCGTCCGCACCGACTCCGAGACGGACCCGGTCGACGTCTTCGTCAAGGACCGGGCGACGGGCGAGCGGACCCAGGTCGACACGGGCCTCGGCGCCGCCCACCTGGTCCGCATCACCGCGGACGGCCGCCGCGTCCTCCTCGACGCCGAGAGCGGCCTGTACGTCCACGACCTCCGCACGGGCGAGTCACGGCGGGTGGCCGACGGGCGGCCCATGTCGGCCACGGCGGACGGCCGGTACGCCGTGGTCTCGGGCGAGGACGGCACGCGGGTGCGCGACCTGCGGACGGGGCTGCGGGGAGCCGCCCTCCCGCCGAACGCCCAGTCGGGAGACGACATGCTGGCCGCCGAGGGGCGTGCGGTGGCGTTCAGTTCGGATGCGTCCCATCTGGTGGCGGGCGACACCAACAGAGAGTCGGACGTGTTCGTCTTCTCGGGCGCGCTCCGGGAGAACCCGGACCCGATGCCGTCCGTCACCGAACGGGTCAGCACGACATGGGACGGGCAGCAACTGTCCGGGGCGTCCTACGAACCGGCGATGGGGGAGGACAAAGTCGTCGCCTTCACCTCGCAGGGGACCGACGACCCGAAGGACACGAACGTATTCGTCAGCGTGGCCGGGGGAGTCTCCCTGGTCAACTCCACCTCACAGGGCCCCTCGCACGAGGTCACGCCCTGCTACAGCGGACGCGAGGTCGGCTACGTTGCCCCGCTCGCAGCCGACGGCGGCCCGGGCGTCCACATCCGCAACCGCGCGGTCGGCAAGCTGACCAGCCTGGGTTCCTACCAGGGCGTCCGCTTCACCTGGATGGGACAGCCCAGCGTGAGTCCCACCTGCCAGTGGATCACCTACGCCGCCACGCTGCCCGCGACCGAGGCCGACCCTCACCCGCAACCCCGCGTCTACCGCTTCAAGTTCAGCGGCGGTACCACCGACGTGGTCAGCGCGCCGACGGACGAGGCGGCGGGCAACCCGTCGATCGACTACGACGGCCGGTACATCGCCTTCGAGCAGGGCCCCGACACCTACGTCCGCGACCTGGACACCGGTGACCTGGAGAAGGCCGGCAGCAACTCCTCGGCCCCCTCGATCAGCGCGGACGGACGCAAGGTCGCCTTCCAGCAGGGCACGAGCGTCCACGTCAAGGACCTCGACACCGGGACCACGACCCGGGTCAACGGCACGGAGCCCTCGCTCGCCGGGGACGGCGCGCATGTCGCGTACACCTTGGGCCGTTCCGTGTACCTGCTCGAACTCGCCACCGGCAAGCGGCAGTTGATCAGCGTCGACCGCTGGGGCGGCCGCAACGACCTTGCGGCGGGGCACCCCTCCGTCAACGCCGACGGCACCGTCGTCGCGTTCGAGTCGGCATCACCCGATCTGGTGGAAGGGGACACCAACGGGGTGTCGGACGTCTTCCTGCGGACAGTGCAATGA
- a CDS encoding TetR/AcrR family transcriptional regulator, translating to MAGPRRNAPPREDVLAAAMDMIAERGLEKLTMAALGREVGMSSGHLLYYFRSKDELLLRTLEWSEGRLGVERGRLLTRPATARERLDAYVDLYVPDGHRDPHWTLWLEVWNRSQNADDDARERQVAIEGAWHRDLVALLAEGVSHGEFRSVDPDRFAARLRALLDGFSIHVAIGLRGTDRGQILSHVREFLDDGLLPDD from the coding sequence ATGGCCGGTCCGCGCAGGAACGCGCCCCCGCGCGAGGACGTGCTCGCCGCCGCCATGGACATGATCGCCGAACGCGGTCTGGAGAAGCTCACCATGGCGGCGCTCGGCCGCGAGGTCGGGATGAGCAGCGGTCATCTGCTGTACTACTTCCGCTCCAAGGACGAACTGCTGCTGCGGACCCTGGAATGGAGCGAGGGGCGCCTGGGCGTCGAGCGCGGCCGGCTGCTGACCCGGCCGGCCACGGCCCGCGAGCGCCTCGACGCCTACGTCGACCTGTACGTCCCCGACGGCCACCGCGACCCGCACTGGACCCTCTGGCTGGAGGTCTGGAACCGCTCGCAGAACGCCGACGACGACGCCCGTGAGCGGCAGGTCGCCATCGAGGGCGCCTGGCACCGGGACCTGGTGGCCCTGCTCGCCGAGGGCGTCTCGCACGGCGAGTTCCGCTCCGTCGACCCGGACCGTTTCGCCGCGCGGCTGCGGGCCCTCCTCGACGGCTTCTCCATCCATGTGGCGATCGGGCTGCGCGGCACGGACCGGGGGCAGATTCTCAGCCACGTACGGGAGTTCCTGGACGACGGGCTTCTCCCGGACGACTGA
- a CDS encoding agmatine/peptidylarginine deiminase yields MNTPAADGFRMPAEWTPHERTWMAWPGPNHTFDNPADLAESREAWAAVARTVRRFEPVTVVCGPGQSSAALELFGPGIDVVERDLDDAWMRDIGPTFLTDGKGELAAVDWTFNGWGAQDWARWEHDAKIGAYVSDLAGARTYASKLVNEGGAIHVDGEGTVLLTETVQLGPERNPDWTREQVEAEIRAHLGTRKAIWLPRGLTGDYPPHGFGTLGHVDIVAAFARPGVVVAHSQQDPAHPDHEVSKEIIGLLKGQTDARGRRLEVVEVPAPTVLEADGHWADYSYINHYLCNGGVVLCGFDDPRDEIAAGIFRRLFPERTVTLVDARTIFAGGGGIHCITQQQPKV; encoded by the coding sequence ATGAACACGCCTGCCGCCGACGGTTTCCGAATGCCTGCCGAGTGGACCCCGCACGAGCGCACCTGGATGGCGTGGCCGGGGCCCAACCACACCTTCGACAATCCGGCCGATCTCGCCGAGTCGCGCGAGGCCTGGGCGGCGGTGGCCCGCACGGTCCGCCGCTTCGAACCGGTGACCGTGGTGTGCGGGCCCGGGCAGTCCTCGGCGGCTCTCGAACTCTTCGGCCCCGGGATCGATGTCGTCGAACGTGACCTCGACGACGCCTGGATGCGCGACATCGGCCCCACCTTCCTCACCGACGGGAAGGGTGAACTCGCCGCCGTGGACTGGACGTTCAACGGCTGGGGCGCCCAGGACTGGGCCCGCTGGGAGCACGACGCGAAGATCGGCGCGTACGTCTCGGACCTCGCGGGGGCACGGACGTACGCCTCGAAGCTCGTCAACGAGGGCGGCGCGATCCATGTCGACGGCGAGGGGACCGTCCTGCTCACCGAGACCGTGCAGCTCGGCCCCGAGCGCAACCCGGACTGGACCCGTGAGCAGGTCGAGGCGGAGATCCGCGCCCACCTCGGCACCCGCAAGGCGATCTGGCTGCCGCGCGGGCTGACCGGCGACTATCCGCCGCACGGCTTCGGCACCCTCGGCCATGTCGACATCGTCGCCGCGTTCGCGCGCCCCGGCGTCGTCGTCGCGCACTCCCAGCAGGACCCTGCGCACCCCGACCACGAGGTCAGCAAGGAGATCATCGGCCTGCTCAAGGGGCAGACCGACGCCCGGGGCCGGAGGCTGGAGGTCGTCGAGGTCCCCGCCCCGACCGTCCTGGAGGCCGACGGACACTGGGCCGACTACTCGTACATCAACCACTACCTCTGCAACGGTGGCGTGGTCCTCTGCGGATTCGACGACCCGCGCGACGAGATCGCGGCCGGTATCTTCCGCCGACTGTTCCCCGAGAGGACCGTCACACTGGTGGACGCACGTACGATCTTTGCCGGTGGCGGAGGCATCCACTGCATCACCCAGCAGCAGCCGAAGGTTTGA
- a CDS encoding urease subunit alpha, with translation MNPYEYAATHGPRAGDRVRLGDSGLTIQVESDAQKYGDEFLAGFGKTARDGLHLKAAAVRETCDVVISNVVVIDAAQGIRKVSIGIREGRICSIGRAGNPDTLEGVDVVVGTGTSIVSGEGLIASAGAVDTHVHLLSPRIMEASLASGVTTIIGQEFGPVWGVGVNSPWALRHAFNAFDAWPVNIGFLGRGSSSSDAPLVEALAEGGASGFKVHEDMGAHTRALDTALRVAEEYDVQVALHSDGLNECLSVEDTLRVLEGRTIHAFHIEGCGGGHVPNVLKMAGVPNVIGSSTNPTLPFGRDAVAEHYGMIVSVHDLKTDLPGDAAMARDRIRAGTMGAEDVLHDLGAIGITSSDAQGMGRAGETVRRTFAMAGKMKAEFGAPDDHDNERVLRYMAKLTINPAIAHGLAHEVGSIEVGKLADIVLWRPEYFGAKPQLVLKSGFPAYGVVGDPNAATDTCEPLVLGPQFGAHGSTPADISVAFVAQAALDQGNDLMPTRRRRVAVRGTRGIGPADLRLNSRTGAVDVDQRTGLVTLDGDPIRSEPADSVSLNRLYFL, from the coding sequence ATGAATCCGTACGAGTACGCCGCCACCCACGGCCCGCGTGCGGGCGACCGCGTCCGCCTCGGCGACTCGGGGCTCACGATCCAGGTCGAGTCCGATGCCCAGAAGTACGGCGACGAGTTCCTCGCCGGCTTCGGCAAGACCGCCCGCGACGGGCTGCACCTCAAGGCCGCCGCCGTCCGCGAGACCTGTGACGTCGTCATCAGCAATGTGGTCGTGATCGACGCGGCGCAGGGGATCAGGAAGGTCTCCATCGGCATCCGCGAGGGACGGATCTGCTCCATCGGGCGGGCCGGGAACCCCGACACCCTCGAAGGTGTCGACGTCGTGGTCGGCACGGGTACGTCCATCGTGTCCGGCGAGGGGCTCATCGCCTCCGCCGGTGCCGTGGACACGCACGTCCATCTGCTGTCGCCGCGCATCATGGAGGCCTCGCTCGCCTCCGGGGTGACCACGATCATCGGCCAGGAGTTCGGCCCGGTTTGGGGCGTCGGCGTCAACTCGCCCTGGGCGCTGCGCCACGCCTTCAACGCCTTCGACGCCTGGCCGGTCAACATCGGCTTCCTGGGCCGGGGTTCGTCGTCCTCCGACGCACCCCTCGTCGAGGCGCTCGCCGAGGGCGGCGCGTCCGGCTTCAAGGTCCACGAGGACATGGGCGCCCACACCCGCGCGCTGGACACCGCGCTGCGCGTCGCCGAGGAGTACGACGTCCAAGTCGCCCTGCACAGCGACGGGTTGAACGAATGCCTGTCGGTCGAGGACACCCTCCGGGTGCTCGAAGGGCGCACCATCCACGCCTTCCACATCGAAGGGTGCGGCGGCGGGCACGTACCGAATGTCCTGAAAATGGCGGGAGTTCCGAACGTCATCGGCTCCTCCACCAACCCGACCCTGCCGTTCGGCCGGGATGCGGTCGCCGAGCACTACGGGATGATCGTCTCCGTCCACGACCTGAAGACCGACCTGCCCGGCGACGCCGCCATGGCCCGCGACCGGATCAGGGCCGGCACGATGGGTGCGGAGGATGTGCTGCACGACCTGGGCGCGATCGGCATCACCTCCTCGGACGCGCAGGGCATGGGCCGCGCGGGCGAGACCGTACGCCGGACCTTCGCGATGGCGGGGAAGATGAAGGCCGAGTTCGGCGCCCCTGATGACCACGACAACGAACGCGTCCTGCGCTACATGGCCAAGCTGACCATCAACCCCGCCATCGCCCACGGCCTCGCGCACGAGGTCGGCTCCATCGAGGTCGGCAAGCTCGCCGACATCGTGCTGTGGCGGCCCGAGTACTTCGGCGCCAAGCCGCAGCTGGTCCTCAAGTCCGGCTTCCCGGCGTACGGCGTCGTCGGCGACCCCAACGCCGCCACCGACACCTGCGAACCCCTCGTCCTGGGGCCGCAGTTCGGGGCGCACGGCTCGACGCCCGCCGACATCTCGGTGGCCTTCGTCGCGCAGGCGGCGCTCGACCAGGGCAACGACCTGATGCCCACCCGGCGGCGCCGGGTCGCCGTCCGCGGCACCCGCGGCATCGGTCCGGCCGACCTGCGCCTCAACTCCCGTACCGGAGCCGTCGATGTCGACCAGCGCACCGGCCTTGTCACCCTCGACGGCGACCCGATCCGCTCCGAGCCCGCCGACTCGGTCTCCCTCAACCGCCTGTATTTCCTGTAA
- the ureA gene encoding urease subunit gamma produces the protein MRLTPTERDRLLLFGAAELARSRRARGVLLNVPEATALIADTVCEAARDGRRLAEAIERARSVLGPDDVLPGVADVVTEVHVEAVFDDGSRLAVVSDPIGGGLGDQAPGALLPGPAHAEPEAVVRLLVVNTATVPVSVTSHFHFFEANPRLDFPRADAYGMRLAVPAGSSVRFGPGESAEVGLLPIGGERIAIGFAGLVDGPLDAPGAKEEALRRAAACGYLGTEGAEHR, from the coding sequence ATGAGACTGACCCCGACGGAACGTGACCGGCTGCTGCTCTTCGGAGCCGCCGAGCTGGCCCGGTCCCGCAGGGCGCGCGGCGTCCTGCTCAACGTGCCGGAGGCGACCGCGCTCATCGCGGACACCGTGTGCGAGGCCGCCCGGGACGGGCGGCGGCTGGCCGAGGCCATCGAGCGCGCCCGGTCGGTACTCGGCCCCGACGACGTACTGCCGGGCGTCGCCGACGTCGTCACCGAGGTGCACGTCGAGGCCGTCTTCGACGACGGTTCGCGTCTCGCGGTCGTCAGCGACCCCATCGGCGGCGGCCTCGGCGATCAGGCGCCGGGCGCACTGCTGCCGGGTCCCGCGCACGCCGAGCCCGAGGCAGTCGTACGGCTCCTCGTCGTGAACACCGCGACCGTGCCGGTCTCCGTCACCTCCCACTTCCACTTCTTCGAAGCGAACCCGCGGCTCGACTTCCCGCGCGCGGACGCCTACGGGATGCGGCTCGCCGTGCCCGCGGGCTCCTCGGTGCGCTTCGGGCCCGGCGAGAGCGCCGAGGTCGGGCTGCTGCCCATCGGCGGCGAGCGGATCGCGATCGGCTTCGCCGGTCTGGTCGACGGCCCGCTGGACGCGCCGGGGGCCAAGGAAGAGGCCCTGCGCAGGGCAGCCGCCTGTGGGTATCTCGGAACCGAGGGAGCTGAGCACCGATGA
- a CDS encoding cytosine permease — MPIEQRGVDTIPDEERTSGPRDLVSILLGSNLCLGVIIFGWLPASFGLGWWASVTSIVAGTVAGTAITAPLALVSLRTATNLSTSSGAQFGVRGRLVGSVVGLLLALGYTALTVWIGGDVMVGVLNRLFGLPVNGISYGVIYGLLATATVAGAVYGYRVLLAMSRVLAIGMTALLVVGVIAYAPHFTTAPLPEAGGYLLGSFWPTWLLAAVAAGLSGPIAFITLLGDYTRYISPARHSSRKVLHATWLGLTVGLLVPQLFGTFTAYAARAALDYAGPLVSASPTWYLVPLLLAATAGSVGNAGLMLYSMGLDLDAILPRASRAQATLSVAVVATVCVFVGHYASSAQDAMTSFVLLLTAIGTPWAVVTLIGFARCRGVYDPDALQVFNRRSRGGIYWYRGGWNVPAVVAWALGAFVGLLAVSLPSYEGPLLSLTGGVDCSFLLSGVVGGLVYLVLSPKGAPHPVAAGQELARAESGR, encoded by the coding sequence ATGCCGATCGAACAACGCGGCGTCGACACCATCCCCGACGAGGAACGCACCAGCGGGCCCCGTGACCTCGTGTCGATCCTGCTCGGCTCCAATCTCTGCCTCGGCGTGATCATCTTCGGCTGGCTGCCGGCGTCCTTCGGGCTCGGCTGGTGGGCCTCGGTCACCTCGATCGTGGCGGGCACGGTGGCCGGCACGGCGATCACGGCTCCGCTCGCCCTGGTGTCCCTGCGCACGGCGACGAACCTCTCCACCTCCTCCGGCGCCCAGTTCGGCGTGCGCGGACGGCTGGTCGGCTCGGTCGTCGGCCTGCTGCTCGCCCTCGGCTACACCGCGCTGACCGTCTGGATCGGCGGCGATGTGATGGTGGGCGTACTGAACCGGCTGTTCGGACTGCCGGTCAACGGCATCTCGTACGGCGTGATCTACGGGCTGCTCGCCACGGCGACGGTGGCGGGCGCGGTGTACGGCTACCGCGTGCTGCTCGCCATGTCCCGCGTCCTGGCGATCGGCATGACGGCGCTGCTGGTCGTGGGCGTGATCGCGTACGCCCCGCACTTCACCACCGCCCCGCTCCCGGAGGCCGGCGGCTATCTGCTCGGCTCCTTCTGGCCGACCTGGCTGCTCGCGGCGGTGGCGGCGGGCCTGTCCGGCCCGATCGCGTTCATCACCCTCCTCGGCGACTACACGCGCTACATCTCCCCGGCCCGCCACTCCTCCCGCAAGGTCCTGCACGCCACCTGGCTTGGCCTGACCGTCGGTCTGCTGGTCCCTCAGCTCTTCGGCACCTTCACGGCGTACGCGGCCCGCGCGGCCCTCGACTACGCGGGGCCGCTGGTCTCCGCCTCCCCCACCTGGTACCTGGTCCCGCTGCTGCTCGCCGCCACCGCGGGCTCGGTCGGCAACGCGGGTCTGATGCTCTACTCGATGGGGCTCGACCTCGACGCGATTCTGCCGCGCGCCTCTCGCGCGCAGGCCACCCTCTCGGTTGCCGTCGTCGCCACGGTCTGCGTCTTCGTCGGTCATTACGCGTCCAGTGCGCAGGACGCGATGACCTCCTTCGTGCTGCTGCTGACCGCCATCGGGACGCCGTGGGCCGTCGTCACCCTCATCGGGTTCGCGCGCTGCCGTGGGGTCTACGATCCGGACGCGCTCCAGGTCTTCAATCGGCGTTCGCGGGGCGGGATCTACTGGTACCGGGGCGGCTGGAACGTGCCGGCCGTGGTCGCGTGGGCGCTGGGCGCGTTCGTCGGGCTGCTGGCGGTGTCGCTTCCCTCTTACGAGGGGCCGCTGCTTTCGCTGACCGGCGGGGTGGACTGCAGCTTCCTGCTGTCGGGGGTTGTCGGGGGTCTTGTGTACCTGGTGCTGTCGCCGAAGGGGGCGCCACATCCGGTGGCGGCCGGGCAGGAACTGGCTCGCGCCGAGAGCGGGCGCTGA
- a CDS encoding branched-chain amino acid aminotransferase — protein MTTPTIELKPSSQPRSDAEREAILASPGFGRHFTDHMVTIKWTEGRGWHDGQLVPYGPLSLDPANMTLHYAQEIFEGLKAYRQADGSVATFRPDMNAKRFQASARRLGMPELPVETFIEACDVLVQQDRAWVPAHGGEESLYLRPFMIATEVGLGVKPANEYLFLVIASPAGAYFPGGVQPVSIWLSEDHVRAVPGGMGDAKTGGNYAASLLPQAEAAAKGCAQVAYLDAVEHKWVEELGGMNLYFVYGNKIVTPALTGSLLAGVTRDSLLTVARDLGYESEEGRISIDQWQRDSENGTLTEVFACGTAAVITPVGTVKRTSGEWQQSGGEPGEVTLRLREALLDIQRGVSEDKHGWMHPLG, from the coding sequence ATGACGACGCCCACGATCGAGCTCAAGCCCTCTTCGCAGCCCCGCTCGGATGCGGAGCGCGAGGCGATCCTCGCCAGCCCCGGGTTCGGCCGCCACTTCACCGACCACATGGTGACCATCAAGTGGACCGAGGGTCGCGGCTGGCACGACGGCCAGCTCGTTCCGTACGGACCGCTCTCCCTGGACCCGGCGAACATGACCCTGCACTACGCGCAGGAGATCTTCGAGGGCCTCAAGGCGTACCGGCAGGCGGACGGCTCCGTCGCCACCTTCCGCCCCGACATGAACGCCAAGCGCTTCCAGGCCTCGGCCCGCCGACTCGGCATGCCGGAGCTGCCTGTCGAGACGTTCATCGAGGCCTGCGACGTCCTCGTCCAGCAGGACAGGGCATGGGTCCCGGCGCACGGCGGTGAGGAGTCCCTCTACCTCCGCCCGTTCATGATCGCGACCGAGGTCGGCCTGGGCGTGAAGCCCGCCAACGAGTACCTCTTCCTCGTCATCGCGTCCCCCGCGGGCGCGTACTTCCCGGGCGGCGTGCAGCCCGTGTCGATCTGGCTCTCCGAGGACCACGTGCGCGCCGTCCCCGGCGGCATGGGCGACGCCAAGACCGGCGGCAACTACGCCGCCTCCCTGCTGCCCCAGGCCGAGGCCGCCGCCAAGGGCTGCGCCCAGGTCGCCTACCTCGACGCGGTCGAGCACAAGTGGGTCGAGGAACTCGGCGGCATGAACCTGTACTTCGTGTACGGCAACAAGATCGTCACCCCGGCGCTCACCGGCTCCCTGCTCGCCGGTGTCACCCGCGACTCGCTACTCACCGTCGCCCGCGACCTGGGCTACGAGTCCGAAGAGGGCCGCATCTCCATCGACCAGTGGCAGCGCGACTCCGAGAACGGCACCCTCACCGAGGTCTTCGCCTGCGGAACCGCCGCCGTCATCACCCCCGTCGGCACGGTCAAGCGCACCAGCGGCGAGTGGCAGCAGTCGGGCGGCGAACCCGGCGAGGTCACACTGCGACTGCGCGAGGCACTCCTCGACATCCAGCGCGGAGTCAGCGAGGACAAGCACGGCTGGATGCACCCGCTGGGCTGA
- a CDS encoding 3-isopropylmalate dehydrogenase: MSRSINLAVIPGDGIGQEVVAQGLKVLSAVLPQDVKLETKEFDFGAKRYHATGETLTDADAEALKQHDAILLGAIGDPSVPSGVLERGFLLKLRFLFDHHVNLRPSKLLPGVETPLKGEPAIDFVVVREGTEGPYTGNGGTIRKGTPHEVATEVSVNTAFGVERVVRDAFARAQARPRKKLTLVHKNNVLTFAGHLWTNIFNKVAEEFPEVTTDYIHVDAATIYLVTDPARFDVIVTDNLFGDIITDLAAAVSGGIGVAASGNINPSGEFPSMFEPVHGSAPDIAGQGKADPSATVLSVALLLRHLGYETEAARIEDAVATDLAERVGKPARSTEEIGDALAVRVAG, from the coding sequence ATGTCTCGCAGCATCAATCTCGCAGTGATTCCCGGTGACGGCATCGGCCAGGAGGTCGTGGCCCAGGGACTCAAGGTCCTCTCCGCCGTCCTTCCTCAGGATGTGAAGCTGGAGACGAAGGAGTTCGACTTCGGCGCCAAGCGGTACCACGCGACCGGTGAGACGCTCACCGACGCGGACGCCGAGGCGCTCAAGCAGCACGACGCGATCCTGCTCGGTGCGATCGGCGACCCGTCGGTCCCCTCCGGCGTCCTGGAGCGCGGGTTCCTGCTGAAGCTCCGCTTCCTCTTCGACCACCACGTCAACCTGCGGCCGAGCAAGCTGCTGCCGGGTGTCGAGACTCCCCTCAAGGGTGAGCCCGCCATCGACTTCGTCGTGGTCCGCGAGGGCACCGAGGGCCCGTACACCGGTAACGGCGGCACCATCCGCAAGGGCACCCCGCACGAGGTCGCCACCGAGGTCTCCGTGAACACGGCGTTCGGTGTCGAGCGCGTCGTCCGTGACGCCTTCGCCCGCGCCCAGGCCCGCCCGCGCAAGAAGCTGACGCTGGTCCACAAGAACAACGTGCTGACCTTCGCGGGCCACCTCTGGACGAACATCTTCAACAAGGTGGCCGAGGAGTTCCCCGAGGTCACCACCGACTATATCCACGTGGACGCGGCGACGATCTACCTCGTCACCGACCCCGCCCGCTTCGATGTGATCGTCACCGACAACCTCTTCGGCGACATCATCACCGACCTCGCCGCGGCCGTCTCCGGCGGCATCGGCGTCGCCGCCTCGGGCAACATCAACCCGAGCGGCGAGTTCCCCTCGATGTTCGAGCCCGTGCACGGCTCGGCGCCCGACATCGCGGGCCAGGGCAAGGCCGACCCCAGCGCCACGGTCCTCTCCGTCGCCCTCCTGCTGCGCCACCTCGGCTACGAGACCGAGGCCGCCCGCATCGAGGACGCGGTCGCCACCGACCTCGCCGAGCGCGTGGGCAAGCCCGCCCGCTCCACCGAGGAAATCGGCGACGCGCTCGCCGTACGAGTAGCCGGCTGA